The following proteins come from a genomic window of Bactrocera tryoni isolate S06 chromosome 1, CSIRO_BtryS06_freeze2, whole genome shotgun sequence:
- the LOC120767037 gene encoding uncharacterized protein LOC120767037, with translation MRLQPRTPTAMHCNLTEATAASFNATSATANAASNSANANPASAVKKRVAEVALGGVVAAADGALWLRVPGREETSSCRRRRKLAAA, from the coding sequence atgcgTTTGCAGCCACGTACGCCAACTGCGATGCACTGCAACTTGACTGAGGCCACAGCAGCCAGCTTCAATGCCACCTCCGCCACCGCCAACGCCGCCAGCAACAGCGCCAACGCCAATCCCGCGTCTGCGGTTAAAAAGCGCGTCGCCGAGGTCGCATTGGGCGGTGTGGTCGCGGCGGCGGATGGCGCTCTGTGGCTGCGTGTGCCCGGCCGCGAGGAGACTTCCAGCTGCCGGCGCAGAAGAAAGTTGGCCGCCGCATGA